From a single Ruegeria sp. HKCCD4315 genomic region:
- a CDS encoding polysaccharide biosynthesis/export family protein — protein sequence MTRHFKVLVLGAVSAIALSGCSSMKTPRNIEPVAKGESYQAQYRAPSRRRAIAPLLQAEHLNGRACMPPTGDQGTDAFAKWSKPALSPLLGEKLSRNDMVQITIDGDELLSDTYVVSRDGDLKLPYLPPVRAQGRTTEQVERDVARVLVAAQFYDSTPRVTARISDFASVTVGVKGAVFEPHSVEIGGIPGDALDRGRQGVLGASTEARNLSVAIRASGGVRPDADLSAVELHRQGTIYRMDLRGVFEGSDPTDIMLLTGDQIVINSRGCFQDDLMRPSPISPPGVTLYMSNLTQPATGNAESAIGRDVREVPYGTRYLQAVVDTNCVGGAKTTNANRSAVLFTRNPMTGNSIVIERNIEKLLRRGDRDDYDPYVLPGDAIACYDSKVTGLTEVARAVGIVGAAALLAP from the coding sequence ATGACACGACATTTCAAAGTTTTGGTTTTAGGGGCCGTCAGCGCGATTGCTCTATCGGGTTGCAGCAGCATGAAGACCCCGCGCAACATCGAACCCGTCGCAAAAGGCGAAAGCTATCAGGCCCAGTACCGTGCCCCATCACGGCGCCGGGCAATTGCGCCCTTGCTGCAAGCGGAACACTTGAACGGGCGCGCCTGTATGCCTCCGACCGGGGATCAGGGCACAGACGCCTTTGCCAAATGGTCTAAACCCGCGCTTAGCCCTTTGCTGGGCGAGAAACTTTCGCGCAATGATATGGTGCAGATCACCATCGACGGGGATGAGCTTCTCAGCGACACCTATGTTGTGTCCCGCGATGGCGACCTGAAGCTGCCGTACCTGCCGCCGGTGCGCGCGCAGGGCAGAACGACCGAGCAGGTCGAGCGGGACGTGGCCCGGGTTCTGGTAGCCGCACAGTTCTACGACAGTACCCCGCGCGTCACGGCGCGCATCAGCGATTTCGCCTCGGTCACTGTCGGCGTGAAAGGCGCGGTGTTTGAACCCCATTCGGTCGAGATCGGAGGCATCCCCGGCGACGCACTGGATCGAGGGCGTCAGGGCGTGCTGGGTGCCTCGACCGAGGCGCGCAACCTCTCGGTCGCCATTCGCGCTTCCGGAGGTGTGCGCCCGGATGCGGATCTATCAGCAGTTGAGCTGCACCGGCAGGGCACGATCTACCGGATGGACCTGCGCGGGGTGTTCGAAGGCTCGGATCCGACCGACATCATGCTGCTGACCGGGGATCAGATCGTGATCAACAGCCGAGGGTGTTTCCAGGATGATTTGATGCGTCCCAGCCCGATCAGCCCGCCCGGCGTAACGCTTTATATGTCCAACCTCACGCAACCTGCCACCGGCAACGCAGAGTCGGCCATTGGAAGAGACGTGCGTGAGGTACCCTATGGCACGCGCTACCTGCAGGCCGTAGTCGATACCAATTGCGTCGGTGGGGCCAAGACCACCAATGCCAATCGCAGCGCGGTCCTGTTCACCCGCAACCCGATGACCGGGAACTCGATCGTTATTGAACGCAATATCGAAAAGCTGCTGCGACGTGGGGATCGCGATGACTATGACCCCTATGTTCTGCCAGGAGATGCGATTGCGTGCTACGACAGTAAGGTTACCGGCCTGACCGAGGTCGCCCGCGCGGTTGGCATCGTCGGCGCAGCGGCGCTGCTGGCGCCCTAA
- a CDS encoding glycosyltransferase family 2 protein — protein MPTASIVVPAYNAAATLAETLASLQAQTYDDFEIIIVDDGSQDATSEIARAHQGDTRVRLVGQANRGLAGARNTGIAAARGKLVGFCDADDLWMPEKLAAHVHHLKAEPDVGVSYSGSALIDEAGCMMGIKQAPRLKNVTAAHVLNRNPIGNGSAAVIRKTVLEALAYRPSFETERDWVFDETFRQSEDIECWMRLMLKTDWQIEGVPGLLTHYRINAGGLSAALDRQLEAWERMVAKLRPLNPEFFAQHEPASRAYQLRYLARRAITNLDRDKAWELFACSVQESLRPVFEEPMKTFSTFAAALVLKTFGPGPITRLGQMKSKLQSI, from the coding sequence ATGCCCACAGCATCCATCGTCGTACCCGCCTACAATGCCGCAGCAACCTTGGCCGAAACGCTCGCCTCACTGCAGGCGCAAACCTATGACGATTTCGAAATCATCATCGTTGACGATGGATCGCAGGACGCGACCTCCGAGATTGCTCGCGCGCACCAAGGCGACACACGCGTACGACTTGTCGGGCAAGCCAATCGTGGGCTGGCGGGGGCAAGAAATACTGGCATCGCTGCCGCGCGGGGGAAATTAGTCGGCTTTTGCGACGCCGACGATCTGTGGATGCCCGAGAAGCTGGCGGCTCATGTTCACCATCTCAAGGCCGAACCGGATGTGGGGGTTAGTTACTCCGGCAGTGCCTTGATCGACGAAGCGGGGTGCATGATGGGGATCAAACAAGCACCCCGCCTGAAGAATGTGACCGCAGCACATGTTCTGAACCGCAACCCGATCGGCAACGGATCGGCGGCCGTTATTCGAAAGACAGTGCTGGAGGCTTTGGCCTACCGCCCGAGCTTTGAAACCGAGCGGGATTGGGTCTTCGATGAGACCTTCCGGCAGTCAGAAGATATCGAATGCTGGATGCGGCTGATGTTGAAGACCGATTGGCAGATCGAAGGTGTTCCGGGGCTGCTGACCCACTACCGGATCAATGCAGGCGGGCTTTCGGCGGCTTTAGATCGCCAGTTAGAGGCGTGGGAGAGGATGGTCGCGAAGCTGCGCCCGCTGAACCCTGAATTCTTTGCCCAGCACGAACCCGCGTCCCGTGCTTATCAGCTGCGCTATCTGGCGCGGCGGGCTATCACCAACCTCGATCGGGACAAAGCTTGGGAGTTGTTTGCATGCAGCGTCCAGGAAAGCCTCCGCCCGGTGTTTGAGGAACCTATGAAAACGTTCAGCACTTTCGCCGCAGCCCTTGTGTTGAAAACGTTTGGACCCGGCCCGATCACCCGGCTTGGACAAATGAAATCCAAACTGCAATCGATCTGA
- a CDS encoding cation:proton antiporter, translating to MDIVVTTTIVTALFVVIGVAEPLAARLRLPFSVILAILGIVIGLGATFFLNTDLTDALNPGAQAIIDLPIRSNVFLYVFLPTLLFQATLGMNLRRMLDDWMPILMMAVVAVIVATLSIGYALSWVSALPLVACLLIGSIVSTTDPSAVVSIFRSISAPRRLSRIIEGESLLNDAAAIALFGLFMSFVMLGRPDPSLSEAVGQFPLLIAGGALTGWLMARMAIWMMAFVDRWDKAQISISVALPYLAYIVAEQSVGASGVIAVVVTGLTLNLTGPGRLSPIAWTNLQEVWDLLAHWAGALIFILAALLIPRLLEGVQPSDFGLLAVVVLAATLARAAVLFGLLPLLTTIGLSPVVERPYRTAMLWGGLRGAVTLALALAVTESTQVPLETKRLVGILATGFTLFTLIVQGTTLRTVITKLGLDELTPLDTALSRQVVAVALQSVREDVSRTAENYDLTHQIVRNEAKQFSERLDEAVKAAEDSAEILDRDRITLGLIALAGAERDSVLARMRERSMSSVLSEKILSDADRLIEGARTGGRIGYQRASNRSVVYGKSFRIAVFLHNRLRISFPLTRITADRFERLLMQRLILRDLDGFVRGRIRRIHGRRVAELLDDLLERRSEAVETALEGLRLQYPGYAEKLERRFIRRTALRLEEREYAVMREDGLVGEELYSVLMQEVAARRALSEGRPVLDIALKGRDLVRQFPLFSDLDKASLRKLSRALRTRYANAGDTILSKDELTRSVFFIASGAVEVEFGRHTTRLGRGEMFGQLAMLMKRPRRVSVRVLAPSTLLVLDEARFRRLLRRSKAMRNSVKKSASKRMIDPAVLDLDEHDGFSDQG from the coding sequence ATGGATATTGTCGTCACTACGACCATCGTTACTGCCCTTTTTGTTGTAATCGGCGTGGCGGAGCCACTGGCCGCTCGATTGCGTTTGCCCTTCAGCGTTATTCTCGCCATCCTGGGGATAGTGATCGGGCTTGGCGCGACATTCTTTCTCAACACAGACCTGACTGATGCGCTGAACCCGGGGGCGCAGGCAATAATTGATCTGCCGATCCGCTCCAACGTGTTCCTCTATGTTTTCCTGCCAACGTTGCTCTTCCAGGCGACGCTCGGCATGAATCTACGCAGGATGCTGGATGACTGGATGCCCATCCTGATGATGGCCGTTGTGGCGGTGATTGTGGCTACCCTCTCTATTGGGTATGCGCTCAGTTGGGTAAGTGCTTTACCGCTGGTCGCCTGCCTGTTGATTGGATCTATCGTTTCGACAACTGATCCCTCGGCAGTCGTCAGCATTTTTAGGTCTATCTCTGCACCACGCAGGTTGTCGCGAATAATCGAGGGTGAAAGCCTCCTGAACGATGCTGCCGCGATTGCTCTTTTCGGGCTATTCATGAGCTTTGTGATGCTCGGGAGACCTGATCCATCACTAAGTGAAGCCGTGGGGCAGTTTCCGCTGTTGATCGCCGGTGGAGCGCTAACTGGTTGGCTTATGGCTCGTATGGCGATTTGGATGATGGCTTTCGTAGACCGTTGGGACAAGGCGCAAATTTCAATTTCTGTCGCGCTACCGTACCTCGCCTATATCGTTGCGGAACAAAGCGTCGGGGCTTCGGGTGTTATCGCTGTGGTGGTTACAGGACTAACGCTCAACCTCACCGGCCCCGGTCGTTTGTCACCGATCGCATGGACAAATCTGCAAGAAGTATGGGATCTCCTGGCGCACTGGGCCGGAGCGCTGATCTTTATTCTTGCGGCATTGTTGATACCGAGGCTTTTGGAAGGGGTGCAGCCGTCTGACTTTGGCCTGCTGGCAGTGGTGGTTCTTGCCGCAACACTGGCGCGAGCGGCGGTACTGTTCGGCTTGTTGCCCTTGCTCACGACAATCGGTCTGTCGCCAGTTGTGGAACGCCCCTATCGCACCGCAATGCTTTGGGGTGGGCTGCGGGGCGCCGTGACTTTGGCATTGGCACTAGCAGTCACCGAAAGCACTCAAGTACCGCTCGAAACAAAGCGTCTGGTCGGCATTTTGGCCACTGGCTTTACGCTGTTTACACTGATTGTCCAAGGGACAACTTTGCGAACGGTGATCACAAAGCTAGGGCTCGACGAACTCACTCCGCTTGATACGGCATTGTCGCGCCAGGTGGTCGCGGTCGCCTTGCAATCGGTCCGCGAGGATGTATCCCGCACCGCAGAAAACTACGACCTGACCCACCAAATTGTAAGAAACGAAGCCAAACAGTTTAGCGAACGCCTCGACGAGGCTGTAAAGGCCGCCGAGGACAGCGCGGAGATCCTTGATCGCGACCGGATCACGCTTGGCCTTATTGCGTTGGCCGGTGCAGAGCGGGATTCAGTTTTGGCCCGAATGCGAGAGCGCAGCATGTCATCCGTTCTCAGCGAAAAAATTCTGTCAGACGCGGATCGGCTCATTGAAGGCGCAAGGACCGGTGGGCGGATAGGCTATCAGCGCGCATCCAATCGATCTGTCGTCTATGGCAAGTCTTTTCGGATCGCCGTTTTCCTGCACAACCGCCTACGAATCTCGTTTCCGCTCACTCGTATAACAGCGGACAGGTTCGAAAGACTGCTCATGCAACGCCTGATCCTTCGGGATCTCGATGGGTTTGTCCGTGGTCGCATACGCCGGATCCACGGTCGCCGGGTTGCGGAGCTGCTAGACGACCTGTTGGAGCGCCGATCCGAGGCGGTTGAGACAGCGCTTGAAGGATTGCGGCTCCAATATCCAGGCTACGCGGAAAAGCTGGAGCGGCGGTTCATCCGAAGGACGGCATTGCGATTGGAGGAGCGAGAATATGCAGTCATGCGCGAGGACGGCCTGGTAGGCGAAGAGCTCTATTCAGTGTTGATGCAGGAAGTGGCTGCACGACGAGCTTTATCGGAAGGGCGTCCGGTACTGGACATCGCCCTAAAGGGGCGGGATCTGGTCAGGCAGTTTCCACTATTCTCTGATCTCGACAAAGCTTCATTGCGAAAACTCAGTAGAGCGCTTCGTACCCGTTATGCCAACGCGGGTGACACGATCCTTTCCAAAGATGAATTGACCCGGAGTGTGTTTTTCATCGCTTCTGGAGCAGTCGAAGTAGAGTTCGGCCGACACACCACGCGGTTAGGTCGTGGCGAAATGTTTGGGCAATTGGCCATGCTAATGAAACGGCCCCGTCGCGTGAGCGTGCGAGTGTTGGCACCCTCTACATTGCTTGTGCTTGACGAAGCACGTTTTCGGAGATTGCTCCGGCGTAGTAAAGCCATGCGGAACTCTGTCAAGAAGAGCGCCAGCAAACGCATGATCGACCCTGCGGTGTTGGACCTGGATGAGCATGATGGTTTTTCTGATCAAGGATAG
- a CDS encoding glycosyltransferase family 4 protein, protein MEQKKILHLVDDTTAGGVMRMLDHLLVQSDLSETVDQKVLKVKRTAFSWGKLNADVIVSHVVPSWRSLPAFSALRAMHLDTRLVHVEHSYTRAFTTLNVPHKRRFFAMLRVIYSFFDQVVAVSHSQSGWMKERRLAASEKLTVIPPTVDLEQLSRNTMPPKSKTTIGAIGRLEQQKGFDILIQGFRLTRTPGARLLIFGEGSQRLYLEKLAEGDPRIEFRGHAEDPAEAYQAIDIVAIPSRWEAYGLVLDEALAAKRNVIASKVDGLQDREGDTRVSFCNLDPYDWRLAINNFLLSNTIEKSS, encoded by the coding sequence ATGGAACAGAAAAAGATACTCCACCTGGTGGACGACACGACAGCGGGCGGCGTGATGCGGATGCTCGACCATCTTTTGGTGCAATCAGATCTGTCCGAAACGGTCGATCAAAAGGTGTTGAAGGTCAAACGGACTGCATTTTCTTGGGGAAAACTGAATGCGGATGTCATCGTGTCCCACGTCGTACCAAGCTGGAGAAGCTTACCCGCGTTCTCGGCGCTTCGCGCAATGCATCTGGACACTCGACTGGTCCATGTCGAACACAGTTACACCCGGGCATTCACCACTCTGAATGTCCCGCACAAACGTCGGTTCTTTGCAATGCTGAGGGTGATCTATTCCTTCTTCGATCAGGTGGTCGCGGTCAGCCATTCGCAGTCGGGCTGGATGAAGGAAAGACGCCTGGCCGCCTCGGAAAAGCTGACCGTCATTCCTCCGACCGTTGATCTTGAGCAGTTGTCGCGCAACACAATGCCTCCCAAGTCAAAGACCACAATTGGTGCCATCGGGCGGCTCGAGCAGCAGAAAGGCTTCGACATCCTGATCCAAGGCTTTCGGTTAACCCGAACGCCGGGCGCGCGTTTGTTGATCTTTGGCGAAGGCAGTCAGCGTTTATACCTTGAGAAACTGGCAGAGGGTGACCCGCGCATAGAATTTCGGGGCCACGCCGAGGACCCTGCAGAGGCCTATCAAGCCATCGATATCGTTGCGATTCCGTCGCGTTGGGAGGCTTACGGACTTGTGCTGGACGAAGCGCTTGCCGCGAAGCGCAATGTGATCGCCAGTAAAGTCGATGGGTTACAAGACCGTGAAGGAGATACGAGAGTTTCATTCTGCAACCTTGACCCTTATGATTGGCGACTTGCGATCAATAATTTTCTGCTTTCCAACACTATTGAGAAAAGCAGCTGA
- a CDS encoding oligosaccharide flippase family protein — protein MTQRLAHTSFLRHLLAYAASEVVAKASRLVVVVVVARNLSPEAIGLAAAALAAGDILKALTENGVGQRIILAPQAELQQRCNTAHRIFWVWCGALFVLQLAIAAFLYAMGHETLALLLAILAGEYLFMPAGLVQAALAMREGKLQQTAAIAGGQVVGANVMAALLALLWASPLALVLPRLLAAPIWLVLMRRLRPWTSDTKQGFAALRPFVGFGWAVLGVEIVKVLRLQADKLVVGAMLGAESLGIYFMAFNAGLGLATSFTQAFSVVLFPHLCAAPNKTKALHQGLGTSLLVLSPLVLLQAALAPVFVPLLLGAEWQQISPVVSILCLAALPSVIWSAMAGWLRSENRAITELRVSAVLAFALILNTAIMAPFGLMPVAIGYLLTSAVLMLTASWVLLPRDHKTTERFGFQ, from the coding sequence ATGACTCAGCGATTGGCACATACCAGTTTCTTGCGGCATCTGCTGGCCTATGCTGCGTCCGAAGTGGTTGCAAAGGCGTCGCGTCTTGTGGTCGTTGTCGTCGTGGCCCGCAACCTCAGCCCCGAGGCGATCGGTCTGGCTGCTGCTGCACTAGCGGCCGGGGATATCTTAAAGGCGCTGACCGAGAACGGCGTGGGGCAGAGGATTATCCTAGCCCCGCAGGCCGAGCTGCAACAGCGCTGCAACACCGCGCATCGTATTTTCTGGGTCTGGTGCGGGGCGCTGTTTGTGCTGCAACTGGCTATCGCTGCGTTTCTCTACGCGATGGGGCACGAGACGTTGGCGCTGCTTCTTGCCATTCTGGCCGGAGAGTACCTGTTCATGCCTGCCGGTCTGGTACAGGCCGCGCTTGCGATGCGTGAGGGCAAGCTGCAACAGACCGCCGCCATTGCCGGAGGGCAGGTGGTTGGAGCGAATGTCATGGCGGCGCTACTGGCGCTGCTCTGGGCCTCTCCGCTGGCCTTGGTGCTGCCCCGATTGCTGGCTGCTCCGATCTGGTTGGTCCTGATGCGCCGCCTGCGTCCCTGGACATCTGACACCAAACAAGGGTTTGCCGCCCTTCGCCCCTTTGTTGGCTTCGGTTGGGCCGTTCTGGGGGTCGAGATCGTCAAAGTTCTGCGCCTGCAGGCCGACAAGCTTGTCGTCGGCGCGATGCTGGGGGCTGAGAGCCTTGGCATCTACTTCATGGCGTTCAACGCTGGGCTCGGCTTGGCGACATCGTTCACGCAGGCCTTTTCAGTTGTTCTTTTCCCACATCTTTGCGCAGCCCCAAACAAAACCAAGGCGCTGCATCAAGGGCTCGGCACGTCCCTCCTGGTGCTGAGCCCGCTGGTTTTACTGCAAGCTGCGCTTGCGCCGGTCTTTGTGCCGCTGCTGCTGGGGGCCGAGTGGCAGCAGATTTCGCCGGTGGTCTCGATCTTGTGCCTTGCCGCATTGCCAAGCGTCATCTGGTCGGCCATGGCCGGTTGGCTGCGGTCCGAAAACCGCGCGATTACCGAGTTGCGGGTCAGCGCGGTCTTGGCTTTCGCACTGATCCTCAACACCGCGATCATGGCCCCATTCGGGCTTATGCCAGTGGCGATCGGATACCTGCTGACCAGTGCTGTCCTGATGCTAACGGCATCTTGGGTGCTGCTGCCTCGGGATCACAAAACAACAGAAAGGTTCGGCTTCCAATGA
- a CDS encoding glycosyltransferase family A protein, producing MTRFTIIVPFHADVDTIADTLSSIRAQSFTEWEAICVGDRPSNACLSVVLDHIAQDQRIRVASSPLDGPSAARNYGAELAKGDILAFCDADDLWHKDKLAQLDEAFQPASTDAVFGQIRFFAHQPGDSQTCSTVPNAPLAIPELLAENPVCTMSNLSIRREVFNAVGGLDTRTVHNEDLELLIRLAGEGFTIKGVDQFQVWYRTSVRGLSSDLHAMRAGRAYAVKTAASYGVFPSRSSEAVYLRYLARRALRLGHQGQALSYTRKGLSLHTRSFLLPLRRGLPTAAGATLAPILPQAIKSALFS from the coding sequence ATGACCCGCTTTACCATCATTGTGCCGTTTCACGCCGATGTGGATACAATTGCCGACACGCTGAGCAGCATTCGCGCACAAAGCTTCACAGAATGGGAGGCGATCTGCGTCGGCGACCGTCCCTCAAACGCGTGCCTGTCCGTCGTGCTGGATCACATCGCGCAAGACCAACGTATCCGGGTCGCGAGCAGCCCCTTGGATGGCCCAAGTGCCGCCCGCAACTATGGGGCCGAGCTGGCCAAAGGGGACATACTGGCGTTTTGTGATGCGGACGATCTGTGGCACAAGGATAAGCTGGCGCAGCTAGACGAAGCCTTCCAACCCGCCTCGACGGATGCGGTCTTTGGGCAGATCCGGTTCTTCGCCCATCAACCCGGAGATTCTCAGACATGCTCGACCGTTCCTAACGCACCCCTGGCCATTCCGGAGCTGTTGGCTGAGAACCCGGTCTGCACCATGTCCAATCTTTCGATCCGCCGTGAGGTCTTCAACGCCGTCGGCGGGTTGGACACGAGAACCGTGCATAACGAAGACTTGGAACTGCTGATCCGCCTCGCAGGCGAAGGGTTCACCATCAAAGGGGTCGATCAGTTTCAGGTCTGGTATCGCACCAGCGTCAGGGGCTTGTCGTCGGACTTGCACGCAATGCGCGCTGGGCGGGCCTACGCGGTCAAAACAGCCGCATCATATGGCGTGTTCCCGTCCCGATCGTCCGAGGCCGTCTACCTGCGCTATCTCGCACGCCGGGCGCTGCGGTTAGGGCATCAGGGTCAGGCGCTGTCTTACACACGCAAAGGCTTGAGCCTGCATACGCGCAGTTTCCTGCTGCCCCTACGCCGAGGTCTGCCCACCGCCGCAGGGGCCACGCTGGCCCCGATCCTACCGCAAGCAATCAAAAGCGCGTTGTTTTCTTAA
- a CDS encoding DUF3604 domain-containing protein produces the protein MFRLASILTIALAAGAQAEDVPNAQPGDREYSPYPQQDFPNQVFFGDTHLHTSYSADAGMIGNILDPDAAYRFAKGEVVTSSTGVEARLRRPLDFLVVADHAENLGLAPLLAAKDATLLSTEFGRQLNAAVEAGDPVGAWSIWSQAKSTGTDPLADYQEIYQTAWSNITSAAEAHNQPGLFTALIGFEWTSNPQRNNLHRNVIFNGGKEGADKIIPFSNFDSFDPEDLWAWMEQAEETTGQKLLAIPHNGNLSNGLMFDEVRLSGEPFDVEYFKQRAKWEPIYEITQMKGDGEAHPMLSPDDEFADFETWDKGQLGPEPKTPEMLPREYARAALRRGLGYEAQTGTNPFKFGVIGSTDAHTSLSTVGEDNFFGKVAAVEPTADPIRFEEVVGGIGGDESVAQYAWQTSASGLAAVWARENTREAIWDAFARKEVYATTGPRMRVRVFAGYEFDEADLPRADFAAYGYENGVPMGADLPADSDGRSPRFLIRALRDPDGANLDRIQIVKGSLNSDGTTSERVYDVACGGRELVNAACDGPVGNTVDVENASWTNDIGQAILAGYWEDPDYDPTQSAFYYVRVLAILTPRWTTYDAKVFGTEIPDEAPRSIQERAYTSPIWYTPQG, from the coding sequence ATGTTCCGTTTAGCATCTATTCTGACTATCGCGCTTGCGGCTGGTGCGCAGGCCGAGGACGTCCCAAACGCTCAACCTGGCGACAGAGAGTATTCCCCTTACCCACAACAAGACTTTCCAAACCAGGTCTTTTTCGGCGATACTCACTTGCATACCTCTTACTCCGCTGATGCTGGTATGATCGGCAATATACTTGACCCTGATGCAGCGTATCGTTTCGCCAAAGGCGAGGTGGTGACATCTAGCACTGGCGTCGAAGCTAGGTTGCGCCGACCACTAGATTTTCTGGTCGTTGCCGATCACGCTGAGAACTTGGGTCTCGCGCCGCTGTTAGCAGCTAAAGATGCCACGCTGCTCTCCACGGAGTTTGGCCGGCAACTGAACGCGGCTGTCGAGGCCGGTGATCCCGTTGGCGCATGGTCGATTTGGAGCCAAGCCAAGTCCACTGGCACAGACCCATTGGCGGATTATCAGGAGATTTACCAAACAGCGTGGAGCAACATTACCTCCGCCGCTGAGGCACACAATCAACCGGGTTTGTTTACTGCGCTTATCGGGTTCGAGTGGACCTCAAACCCACAGCGGAACAACCTGCACAGGAATGTCATATTTAACGGTGGTAAAGAGGGCGCTGACAAGATCATCCCGTTCTCGAACTTTGATAGCTTCGACCCCGAAGACCTTTGGGCATGGATGGAACAAGCTGAAGAGACAACAGGCCAAAAGCTGCTTGCGATCCCGCACAATGGCAACTTGTCCAACGGGTTGATGTTCGACGAAGTGCGCTTGTCCGGTGAACCGTTCGATGTTGAGTATTTCAAACAGCGAGCCAAGTGGGAACCGATCTACGAAATCACGCAAATGAAAGGTGACGGCGAAGCACATCCCATGCTGTCACCAGACGATGAATTTGCCGACTTCGAAACGTGGGACAAAGGACAACTTGGACCAGAGCCCAAGACACCGGAGATGCTTCCGCGCGAGTATGCACGGGCCGCATTGCGCCGCGGACTTGGATACGAGGCGCAAACTGGGACAAACCCTTTCAAGTTTGGCGTGATCGGCTCAACCGATGCTCATACATCGCTGTCCACGGTTGGCGAGGACAATTTCTTCGGGAAAGTCGCAGCTGTTGAACCTACTGCTGACCCGATCCGATTTGAAGAGGTCGTCGGCGGTATTGGAGGTGACGAGAGTGTCGCTCAATATGCATGGCAGACTTCGGCGTCGGGTTTGGCGGCCGTTTGGGCAAGGGAAAACACCCGCGAGGCCATTTGGGATGCGTTTGCTCGGAAAGAAGTCTATGCAACCACGGGTCCGCGCATGCGTGTTCGCGTTTTTGCGGGGTACGAATTTGATGAAGCAGACCTACCGCGCGCGGATTTTGCCGCGTATGGATATGAAAATGGCGTCCCGATGGGGGCGGATTTGCCAGCGGATAGTGACGGTCGGTCTCCGCGCTTTCTCATCCGTGCGCTCCGTGACCCCGATGGAGCCAACCTCGACCGCATTCAGATTGTCAAAGGCTCGCTGAACAGTGACGGCACAACATCGGAACGTGTTTACGACGTTGCTTGTGGCGGGCGTGAACTTGTAAACGCGGCGTGTGACGGCCCGGTTGGCAATACGGTGGATGTAGAAAACGCGTCTTGGACAAACGACATCGGCCAGGCAATTCTCGCCGGATATTGGGAAGACCCGGACTACGACCCGACGCAAAGCGCGTTCTATTACGTCAGAGTGTTGGCAATACTGACACCGCGGTGGACAACATATGATGCCAAGGTTTTCGGAACGGAGATCCCAGACGAAGCACCGCGCTCGATACAGGAGCGGGCCTACACATCACCAATTTGGTACACACCTCAGGGATGA